In a genomic window of Streptomyces roseoviridis:
- a CDS encoding citrate:proton symporter: protein MLTVLGFAMIATFLVLIMMKKMSPIAALVLIPALFCVAVGQGAQLGDYVIEGVGKLAPTAAMLMFAIVYFGVMIDVGLFDPIVRGILRFCKADPVRVVVGTAVLAAIVSLDGDGSTTFMITVSAMYPLYKRLGMSLVVMTGVAAMANGVMNTLPWGGPTARAATALKLDAGDVFVPMIPALATGLLFVLALSYVLGRRERRRIGYLSLDEALAPTTGTVLVATGGAAGAGAGTGSGGGTGSAAGTGSGGGTGSAAGTGSGGAAGTDGADGGLGAGLPEGGAPPAEEDGFQGLDPDRATLRPKLYWFNAGLTVALLGAMILELLPIPVLFLLGAALALTVNFPQMADQKARIAAHADNVLNVAGMVFAAAVFTGVLTGTGMVKHMADWLVGAIPEGMGPHMALVTGLLSLPLTYFMSNDGFYFGVLPVLAEAGAAHGVSPLEIARASLVGQALHMSSPLVPAVYVLVGMAKVEFGDHTRFVVKWAALTSLVVLGAGILFGIV from the coding sequence ATGCTGACCGTCCTCGGCTTCGCCATGATCGCGACCTTCCTGGTCCTGATCATGATGAAGAAGATGTCGCCGATCGCGGCGCTCGTGCTCATTCCCGCGCTGTTCTGCGTCGCCGTCGGGCAAGGAGCCCAGCTGGGCGACTACGTCATCGAGGGGGTCGGCAAGCTGGCGCCCACGGCCGCGATGCTGATGTTCGCGATCGTCTACTTCGGCGTGATGATCGACGTCGGCCTGTTCGACCCGATCGTCCGCGGCATCCTGCGCTTCTGCAAGGCCGACCCGGTGCGGGTGGTGGTCGGTACGGCGGTGCTCGCCGCGATCGTGTCGCTCGACGGCGACGGCTCGACCACCTTCATGATCACGGTCTCGGCGATGTACCCGCTCTACAAGCGGCTCGGCATGAGCCTGGTCGTCATGACCGGTGTCGCCGCCATGGCCAACGGCGTCATGAACACCCTGCCCTGGGGTGGCCCCACCGCGCGCGCCGCCACGGCGCTCAAGCTGGACGCGGGGGACGTCTTCGTCCCGATGATCCCGGCGCTCGCGACCGGTCTGCTGTTCGTCCTCGCCCTCTCCTACGTCCTCGGCCGCCGCGAGCGCCGGCGCATCGGCTATCTCAGCCTGGACGAGGCCCTCGCGCCGACGACCGGGACGGTCCTGGTCGCGACGGGCGGCGCCGCCGGCGCGGGCGCCGGTACGGGTTCGGGCGGCGGTACGGGGTCGGCCGCCGGTACGGGTTCGGGCGGCGGTACGGGGTCGGCCGCCGGTACGGGTTCGGGCGGCGCGGCCGGTACGGACGGGGCCGACGGGGGCCTGGGGGCCGGGCTGCCCGAGGGCGGTGCGCCGCCGGCCGAGGAGGACGGCTTCCAGGGGCTCGACCCGGACCGCGCGACCCTGCGGCCGAAGCTGTACTGGTTCAACGCCGGTCTCACCGTCGCCCTGCTCGGCGCGATGATCCTCGAACTGCTGCCGATCCCGGTGCTCTTCCTGCTCGGCGCCGCGCTCGCGCTCACCGTCAACTTCCCGCAGATGGCCGACCAGAAGGCCCGTATCGCGGCCCACGCCGACAACGTCCTGAACGTCGCCGGCATGGTCTTCGCCGCCGCCGTCTTCACCGGCGTCCTCACCGGCACCGGCATGGTCAAGCACATGGCCGACTGGCTCGTCGGCGCCATCCCGGAGGGCATGGGCCCGCACATGGCCCTGGTCACCGGTCTGCTGAGCCTGCCGCTCACCTACTTCATGTCGAACGACGGCTTCTACTTCGGCGTGCTGCCGGTCCTCGCCGAGGCCGGCGCGGCACACGGCGTGTCGCCGCTCGAGATCGCCCGCGCGTCGCTCGTCGGCCAGGCGCTGCACATGTCCAGCCCACTGGTTCCGGCGGTGTACGTGCTCGTCGGCATGGCGAAGGTGGAGTTCGGCGACCACACCCGCTTCGTGGTGAAGTGGGCGGCCCTCACCTCACTGGTGGTCCTCGGGGCGGGGATCCTCTTCGGGATCGTCTAG
- a CDS encoding TetR/AcrR family transcriptional regulator, with the protein MVPVPQPTPKHSTAPGQAPLLRRAPVQQRSAARLARILDACAELLDETGYEELSTRAVAARAGVPIGSVYRFFGNKRAMVTALAHRNLDSYAARITAGLAALPPADARGAIDAVLDAYLAMKRTVPGFGLVDFGIPAPVPPAGETAEEDPNRRVAERICRLLAASLDRPADETLLRKVLVCVEATDALLRLAFRTDPSGDPALVAETRALLHAYLAPALR; encoded by the coding sequence ATGGTCCCCGTGCCCCAGCCCACCCCGAAGCACTCGACCGCCCCGGGTCAGGCCCCGCTGCTCCGCCGCGCGCCCGTCCAGCAGCGCAGCGCCGCACGCCTCGCCCGCATCCTCGACGCCTGCGCCGAACTCCTCGACGAGACCGGCTACGAGGAGCTGAGCACCCGCGCCGTCGCCGCCCGCGCCGGCGTCCCCATCGGCTCCGTCTACCGCTTCTTCGGCAACAAGCGCGCCATGGTCACCGCCCTCGCCCACCGCAACCTCGACAGCTACGCCGCCCGGATCACCGCCGGGCTCGCCGCGCTGCCGCCCGCCGACGCCCGGGGCGCCATCGACGCCGTCCTCGACGCGTACCTCGCCATGAAGCGGACCGTGCCCGGCTTCGGCCTCGTCGACTTCGGCATCCCCGCCCCCGTCCCGCCCGCCGGCGAGACCGCCGAGGAGGACCCCAACCGGCGGGTCGCCGAACGCATCTGCCGCCTGCTCGCCGCCTCGCTGGACCGGCCCGCCGACGAGACCCTGCTCCGCAAGGTCCTCGTCTGCGTCGAGGCCACCGACGCCCTCCTCCGCCTCGCCTTCCGCACCGACCCGTCCGGCGACCCCGCCCTGGTCGCCGAGACCCGCGCGCTCCTGCACGCCTACCTCGCGCCCGCCCTCCGGTAG
- a CDS encoding aldehyde dehydrogenase family protein: MKAHDAIYIGGEWRAAASSETIAVTDPATEQVVGHVPAGSAEDVDAAVRVARAAFPGWAATPPAERAARLAALRDALAARAEEIAATVTTELGAPPQLAAAVHTGLPIAVAGSYAELAATHPFEEKVGNSTVYSEPVGVVAAITPWNYPLHQIVAKVAPALAAGCAIVLKPAEDTPLTAQLFAEAVHEAGVPAGVFNLVTGLGTVAGQALAEHPDVDLVSFTGSTAVGRKIGALAGGAVKRVALELGGKSANVILPSADLGKAVAVGVANVMSNSGQTCSAWTRMLVHRDQYDEAVRLAATAVAKYVPGERVGPLVNARQRDRVRGYIEKGLAEGARLVAGGPEAPLETGYYVAPTVFADVTPEMTIAQEEIFGPVVSIIRYEDEADALAIANGTVYGLAGAVWGEPEEAVAFARRMETGQVDINGGRFNPLAPFGGWKQSGVGRELGAHGLAEYLQTKSLQF; encoded by the coding sequence ATGAAGGCCCACGACGCGATATACATCGGCGGGGAGTGGCGGGCCGCCGCCTCCTCGGAGACGATCGCGGTCACCGACCCGGCCACCGAGCAGGTCGTCGGCCACGTCCCGGCCGGCTCCGCCGAGGACGTCGACGCCGCCGTACGGGTCGCCCGCGCCGCCTTCCCCGGCTGGGCCGCGACCCCGCCCGCCGAGCGGGCCGCCCGGCTCGCCGCCCTCCGCGACGCGCTCGCCGCCCGCGCCGAGGAGATCGCCGCCACGGTCACCACCGAGCTCGGCGCCCCGCCGCAGCTCGCCGCCGCCGTGCACACCGGGCTGCCGATCGCCGTCGCCGGCTCGTACGCCGAACTCGCCGCCACCCACCCCTTCGAGGAGAAGGTCGGCAACTCCACCGTCTACTCCGAGCCGGTCGGCGTGGTCGCCGCGATCACGCCCTGGAACTACCCGCTCCACCAGATCGTCGCGAAGGTCGCCCCGGCCCTCGCCGCGGGCTGCGCGATCGTCCTCAAGCCCGCCGAGGACACCCCGCTCACCGCCCAGCTCTTCGCCGAGGCCGTCCACGAGGCCGGCGTCCCGGCCGGTGTCTTCAACCTGGTCACCGGGCTCGGCACGGTCGCCGGGCAGGCCCTCGCCGAGCACCCCGACGTCGACCTCGTCTCCTTCACCGGATCCACCGCCGTCGGCCGGAAGATCGGCGCCCTCGCCGGCGGCGCCGTCAAGCGGGTCGCCCTCGAACTCGGCGGCAAGTCCGCCAACGTGATCCTGCCGAGCGCCGACCTCGGCAAGGCCGTCGCCGTCGGCGTCGCCAACGTCATGTCCAACTCCGGCCAGACGTGCAGCGCCTGGACCCGGATGCTGGTGCACCGGGACCAGTACGACGAGGCGGTCCGGCTGGCCGCGACGGCCGTCGCCAAGTACGTCCCGGGTGAGCGCGTCGGCCCCCTCGTCAACGCCCGCCAGCGCGACCGGGTCCGCGGCTACATCGAGAAGGGCCTCGCGGAGGGCGCCCGGCTCGTCGCCGGCGGCCCCGAGGCCCCGCTCGAGACCGGCTACTACGTGGCCCCCACCGTCTTCGCCGACGTCACCCCCGAGATGACCATCGCCCAGGAGGAGATCTTCGGCCCGGTGGTCTCGATCATCCGCTACGAGGACGAGGCCGACGCCCTCGCCATCGCCAACGGCACCGTCTACGGTCTCGCCGGTGCCGTGTGGGGCGAGCCGGAGGAGGCCGTGGCCTTCGCCCGGCGGATGGAGACCGGCCAGGTCGACATCAACGGCGGCCGCTTCAACCCGCTGGCGCCGTTCGGCGGCTGGAAGCAGTCGGGCGTGGGCCGCGAGCTCGGCGCGCACGGCCTCGCCGAGTACCTCCAGACCAAGTCCCTGCAGTTCTGA
- a CDS encoding molybdopterin oxidoreductase family protein, giving the protein MSSAPSTALRICPLCEATCGLTLTVDGGRVTAARGDRDDVFSRGFICPKGAAFPEVDADPDRLTSPLVRENGVLREAGWDEAFDRIAARMRPLIEEHGPNAVGVVLGNPNVHTVAGALYPPLLIGALGTRNLFTASTVDQMPKHVSSGLLFGDAFAIPVPDLDRTDHLLMLGANPLDSNGSLCTAPDFPGRLKELRRRGGTLTVVDPRRTRTARLADRHLALRPGTDALFLAALVHTLFAEDLTDLGHLAAHVEGVDEVRRAVEDFSPEAVAAPCDLDAEAIRTTARELAAAPTAAVYGRMGSSTVAYGTLGNWLVDVLNVLTGNLDRPGGALFPLSATAPAPRPAGPGKGFALGRWTSRVSGHPEAKGELPLAALAEEIDTPGEGRIRALITIAANPVLSAPDGRRLDAALASLDFMVAVDPYLGETARHADVVLPPPPPSQSAHFDFAFNGFAVRNQVRHTPPAVPLGDGRMDECEIHARLILAVSGMHGAPPEAVDALAVDSTLAKAVTQEHSPVYGEDPRAVAARLTGATGPERRLDLMLRLGPYGRSHGLTLDSLRAAPHGIDLGPLRPRLPGLLKTRSGRIELLPAPIAADLPRLRAALGSVPDPGTLQLVGRRHLRSNNSWLHNVPALTGGSNRCTLQIHPEDAARLGLEAGALARVKGEGGELEAEVEITDTVRPGVVSLPHGWGHDRPGTRLGVASRRPGVNVNQLLDGSRLDPLSGTAVLNGFPVHVSPLL; this is encoded by the coding sequence ATGTCCTCCGCCCCCTCCACCGCCCTGCGCATCTGCCCCCTGTGCGAAGCGACCTGCGGACTGACCCTCACCGTCGACGGCGGCCGGGTCACGGCCGCCCGAGGCGACCGCGACGACGTCTTCAGCCGGGGCTTCATCTGCCCCAAGGGCGCCGCGTTCCCCGAGGTCGACGCCGACCCCGACCGGCTCACCAGCCCGCTCGTCCGCGAGAACGGCGTCCTGCGCGAGGCCGGCTGGGACGAGGCGTTCGACCGCATCGCCGCCCGCATGCGGCCGCTGATCGAGGAACACGGGCCCAACGCCGTCGGCGTCGTCCTCGGCAACCCCAACGTCCACACCGTCGCCGGCGCCCTCTACCCGCCGCTGCTGATCGGCGCCCTCGGCACCCGCAACCTGTTCACCGCCTCCACCGTCGACCAGATGCCCAAGCACGTCTCCAGCGGACTGCTCTTCGGCGACGCCTTCGCCATCCCCGTGCCGGACCTCGACCGCACCGACCACCTCCTGATGCTCGGCGCCAACCCGCTCGACTCCAACGGCAGCCTGTGCACCGCCCCCGACTTCCCCGGGCGCCTCAAGGAGCTGCGCCGGCGCGGCGGCACCCTCACCGTCGTGGACCCGCGCCGCACCCGCACCGCCCGGCTCGCCGACCGCCACCTCGCCCTCCGCCCCGGCACCGACGCCCTCTTCCTCGCCGCCCTCGTCCACACCCTCTTCGCCGAGGACCTGACCGACCTGGGCCACCTCGCCGCCCACGTCGAAGGCGTCGACGAAGTCCGCCGGGCGGTGGAGGACTTCAGCCCCGAGGCGGTCGCCGCCCCCTGCGACCTGGACGCCGAGGCCATCCGGACCACCGCCCGCGAACTGGCCGCCGCACCCACCGCCGCCGTCTACGGACGCATGGGGTCCTCCACCGTCGCCTACGGCACCCTCGGCAACTGGCTCGTCGACGTCCTCAACGTCCTCACCGGCAACCTCGACCGGCCCGGCGGCGCCCTCTTCCCGCTGTCCGCGACCGCCCCCGCGCCCCGCCCGGCCGGGCCCGGCAAGGGCTTCGCGCTCGGCCGCTGGACCAGCCGGGTCTCCGGTCACCCCGAGGCCAAGGGCGAACTGCCGCTCGCCGCCCTCGCCGAGGAGATCGACACCCCGGGGGAGGGGCGCATCCGGGCCCTCATCACCATCGCCGCCAACCCCGTCCTGTCGGCCCCCGACGGCCGGCGCCTCGACGCGGCCCTCGCCTCCCTCGACTTCATGGTCGCCGTCGATCCGTACCTGGGCGAGACCGCCCGGCACGCCGACGTCGTCCTGCCCCCGCCGCCGCCCTCCCAGAGCGCCCACTTCGACTTCGCCTTCAACGGCTTCGCCGTCCGCAACCAGGTCCGCCACACCCCGCCCGCCGTCCCGCTCGGCGACGGCCGCATGGACGAGTGCGAGATCCACGCCCGGCTGATCCTCGCCGTCTCCGGCATGCACGGCGCCCCGCCCGAGGCCGTCGACGCACTCGCCGTCGACAGCACCCTGGCCAAGGCCGTGACCCAGGAGCACTCGCCCGTGTACGGCGAGGACCCCCGGGCCGTCGCCGCCCGCCTCACCGGCGCCACCGGACCCGAGCGGCGCCTCGACCTGATGCTGCGCCTCGGCCCGTACGGACGCTCCCACGGACTCACCCTCGACTCCCTGCGCGCCGCCCCGCACGGCATCGACCTCGGTCCGCTGCGGCCGCGGCTGCCCGGTCTCCTCAAGACCCGCAGCGGCCGGATCGAGCTGCTGCCCGCCCCGATCGCCGCCGACCTGCCCCGACTGCGCGCCGCGCTCGGCTCCGTACCCGATCCCGGCACCCTCCAGCTCGTCGGCCGGCGCCACCTGCGCTCCAACAACAGCTGGCTGCACAACGTCCCCGCCCTCACCGGCGGCTCCAACCGCTGCACCCTCCAGATCCACCCGGAGGACGCCGCCCGGCTCGGCCTCGAAGCCGGTGCCCTCGCCCGGGTCAAGGGGGAGGGCGGCGAGCTGGAGGCCGAGGTGGAGATCACCGACACGGTGCGTCCGGGCGTCGTCAGCCTCCCGCACGGCTGGGGCCACGACCGCCCCGGCACCCGGCTCGGGGTCGCCTCCCGGCGGCCCGGCGTCAACGTCAACCAGCTGCTCGACGGCTCACGGCTCGACCCCCTGTCGGGCACCGCCGTCCTCAACGGCTTCCCCGTCCACGTATCACCGCTGCTGTGA
- a CDS encoding Zn-dependent alcohol dehydrogenase, with protein sequence MIRAAVLPAVGSPLEITGIELPEPGPGQVRVRLAAAGVCHSDLSLSNGTMRLPVPAVLGHEGAGTVVSVGEGVTHVAPGDGVVLNWAPSCGACHHCGLGEVWLCANALAGAAHVHARTEDGTELHPGLNVAAFAEETVVAGNCVLPVPDGVPLTEAALLGCAVLTGWGAVHHSARVRAGESVAVFGVGGVGLATLQAARIAGASTIVAVDVSPEKEELARAAGATEYVVASENTARQIRGLTGGHGADVSVECVGRAATIRTAWDATRRGGRTTVVGIGGKDQQVAFNALEIFHWGRTLSGCVYGNSDPARDLPVLAEHVRAGRLDLNALVTERITLEGIPGAFDNMLAGKGGRALVVF encoded by the coding sequence GTGATCCGCGCCGCCGTCCTGCCCGCCGTCGGTTCCCCCCTGGAGATAACCGGCATCGAACTGCCCGAGCCCGGCCCCGGCCAGGTCCGGGTCCGCCTCGCCGCCGCCGGCGTGTGCCACTCCGACCTGTCGCTGTCCAACGGCACCATGCGGCTGCCGGTGCCCGCCGTCCTCGGCCACGAGGGGGCCGGCACGGTCGTCTCCGTCGGGGAGGGCGTCACCCATGTCGCCCCCGGCGACGGGGTCGTCCTCAACTGGGCCCCGTCCTGCGGTGCCTGCCACCACTGCGGGCTCGGCGAGGTCTGGCTCTGCGCGAACGCCCTGGCCGGCGCCGCGCACGTCCACGCCCGCACCGAGGACGGCACCGAACTGCACCCCGGCCTCAACGTGGCCGCCTTCGCCGAGGAGACCGTCGTCGCGGGCAACTGCGTGCTGCCCGTGCCCGACGGCGTGCCGCTCACCGAGGCCGCCCTGCTCGGCTGCGCCGTCCTCACCGGCTGGGGCGCCGTCCACCACTCCGCCCGGGTCCGGGCCGGGGAGTCCGTCGCCGTCTTCGGGGTCGGCGGCGTGGGTCTGGCCACCCTCCAGGCCGCCCGGATCGCGGGGGCCTCGACCATCGTCGCCGTCGACGTCTCGCCCGAGAAGGAGGAGCTGGCCCGGGCCGCCGGCGCCACCGAGTACGTCGTCGCCTCCGAGAACACCGCCCGGCAGATCCGCGGCCTGACGGGCGGTCACGGCGCCGACGTGTCCGTCGAGTGCGTCGGCCGCGCCGCCACCATCCGTACCGCCTGGGACGCCACCCGGCGCGGCGGCCGCACCACGGTCGTCGGCATCGGCGGCAAGGACCAGCAGGTCGCGTTCAACGCCCTGGAGATCTTCCACTGGGGCCGCACCCTGTCCGGCTGCGTCTACGGCAACTCCGACCCGGCCCGTGACCTGCCGGTCCTCGCCGAGCACGTCCGCGCCGGCCGGCTCGACCTGAACGCCCTGGTCACCGAACGCATCACCCTGGAGGGCATTCCGGGCGCGTTCGACAACATGCTGGCGGGCAAGGGCGGCCGCGCGCTGGTCGTGTTCTAG
- a CDS encoding class F sortase has product MTVSLVTGGVWWAQGEEPAGPAPAAAAAHGAAAPAGSAGAEGKAGGGDGAGTPRRAARATAEPTAPPAPLGRSRPTTLAVPAITIEAPVMGLGLDSEGRLATPPVDNPRIVGWYKNGVTPGERGTAVVVGHRDTRTGPAIFINLNSLSPGNTVRIARADGRVAVFTVDRVRTYAKSAFPDKEVYGAANRPELRLLTCGGSFQAKEGYASNIVVFAHLTGVERQI; this is encoded by the coding sequence GTGACCGTGTCCCTGGTCACCGGCGGCGTCTGGTGGGCGCAGGGCGAGGAGCCGGCGGGCCCCGCGCCGGCCGCCGCCGCCGCGCACGGCGCGGCGGCACCGGCGGGGTCGGCCGGGGCGGAAGGAAAGGCGGGCGGGGGCGACGGTGCCGGCACCCCGCGCCGCGCGGCCCGGGCCACCGCCGAGCCCACGGCCCCGCCCGCGCCCCTGGGCCGGTCCCGGCCCACCACCCTCGCCGTCCCCGCGATCACCATCGAGGCCCCCGTCATGGGGCTGGGCCTCGACAGCGAGGGGCGGCTCGCGACCCCGCCGGTCGACAACCCGCGGATCGTCGGCTGGTACAAGAACGGCGTCACGCCCGGAGAGCGCGGCACCGCCGTCGTCGTCGGCCACCGCGACACCCGCACCGGGCCCGCGATCTTCATCAACCTCAACTCCCTCTCCCCGGGCAACACCGTCCGGATCGCCCGCGCCGACGGCCGCGTCGCCGTCTTCACGGTCGACCGGGTGCGGACCTACGCCAAGTCCGCCTTCCCCGACAAGGAGGTGTACGGCGCCGCGAACCGCCCCGAACTGCGCCTGCTGACCTGCGGCGGAAGCTTCCAGGCCAAGGAGGGGTACGCCTCCAACATCGTCGTGTTCGCCCACCTCACCGGCGTCGAACGGCAGATCTGA
- a CDS encoding DMT family transporter, producing the protein MPIRSSRLALAAAGVTVVLWASAFVSIRSAGAAYSPGALALGRLLAGSLVLGAVLLIRREGFPPRAAWPGIVTSGLLWFGVYMVVLNWGEQEVDAGTAAMVVNIGPILIALLGARFLKEALPPRLLAGMAVSFAGAMAVGLSMSGGSGQGHASVLGVVLCLLAAVAYAGGVVAQKPALAHGSALQVTTFGCLVGTAGCLPFAGRLVEEAARAPWPATLNMVYLGVFPTALAFTTWAYALARTTAGRMGATTYAVPALVVLMAWLVLGELPGLLTMAGGALCLAGVAVSRSRPKTPVASSAGTADRA; encoded by the coding sequence ATGCCGATCCGAAGCTCCCGTCTCGCGCTCGCCGCCGCCGGTGTCACCGTCGTCCTGTGGGCCTCCGCCTTCGTCTCCATCCGCAGTGCCGGGGCCGCCTACTCCCCCGGCGCCCTCGCCCTCGGGCGGCTCCTCGCCGGGTCCCTGGTCCTCGGAGCCGTTCTCCTGATACGGCGTGAGGGATTTCCGCCGCGGGCCGCCTGGCCGGGGATCGTGACCTCGGGGCTGCTGTGGTTCGGGGTGTACATGGTGGTGCTGAACTGGGGCGAGCAGGAGGTCGACGCGGGCACGGCCGCGATGGTCGTCAACATCGGCCCCATCCTGATCGCCCTGCTCGGCGCCCGGTTCCTGAAGGAGGCCCTGCCGCCGCGGCTGCTGGCCGGCATGGCCGTGTCCTTCGCGGGGGCGATGGCCGTCGGCCTGTCCATGTCGGGAGGCTCCGGACAGGGGCACGCCTCGGTGCTCGGCGTGGTGCTGTGCCTGCTCGCGGCGGTGGCGTACGCCGGCGGGGTCGTCGCCCAGAAGCCCGCGCTGGCTCACGGCAGCGCGCTGCAGGTGACCACCTTCGGCTGTCTGGTCGGCACGGCGGGCTGTCTGCCGTTCGCCGGGCGGCTCGTCGAGGAGGCGGCACGGGCCCCGTGGCCGGCGACCCTGAACATGGTCTACCTCGGGGTGTTCCCGACCGCGCTCGCCTTCACGACCTGGGCTTACGCCCTGGCCCGTACGACGGCGGGCCGGATGGGCGCGACGACGTACGCGGTGCCGGCCCTGGTGGTGCTGATGGCGTGGCTGGTGCTGGGCGAGCTGCCGGGGCTGCTGACGATGGCGGGCGGCGCGCTGTGCCTGGCGGGCGTGGCCGTGTCCCGGTCCCGGCCGAAGACCCCCGTGGCGTCTTCGGCGGGGACGGCGGACAGGGCCTGA
- a CDS encoding TetR/AcrR family transcriptional regulator, whose translation MARPRKPLLSRERIVETAGALVDAEGLAALSTRRLAAELGVSGPSLYNHFRTKDEILDAVADAVSAKVDLSMFAPDDPRDWRTALHDWAVSYRAALADHPHVVPVLAQGPGRRPAGLKVADAVFGAMVRAGWPPAQATSIGALMRYFVTGSALGSFARGFVDDETAYDPADYPHLGQAHLLAERREKVDRVAFETGLRALLDGLALQYEAGAHKTGPEHDAGDGA comes from the coding sequence ATGGCCCGACCGCGCAAGCCCCTCCTCAGCCGAGAACGCATCGTCGAGACGGCGGGAGCGCTCGTGGACGCCGAGGGCCTCGCCGCCCTCTCGACCCGGCGGCTCGCCGCCGAGCTCGGGGTCAGCGGCCCCTCCCTCTACAACCACTTCCGCACCAAGGACGAGATCCTCGACGCGGTCGCGGACGCGGTCAGCGCGAAGGTCGACCTGTCGATGTTCGCCCCCGACGACCCCCGGGACTGGCGCACGGCCCTGCACGACTGGGCGGTCTCCTACCGCGCCGCCCTCGCCGACCACCCGCACGTCGTCCCCGTCCTCGCCCAGGGCCCCGGCCGCCGTCCGGCCGGCCTGAAGGTCGCCGACGCCGTCTTCGGCGCGATGGTCCGGGCGGGTTGGCCGCCCGCCCAGGCCACCTCCATCGGCGCGCTCATGCGGTACTTCGTCACGGGCTCGGCGCTGGGCTCCTTCGCCCGCGGCTTCGTCGACGACGAGACCGCCTACGACCCCGCGGACTACCCGCACCTCGGGCAGGCGCACCTGCTCGCCGAACGGCGCGAGAAGGTCGACCGGGTGGCGTTCGAGACGGGACTGCGGGCGCTGCTCGACGGGTTGGCGCTGCAGTACGAGGCGGGGGCGCACAAGACCGGGCCGGAGCACGACGCGGGGGACGGGGCGTAA
- a CDS encoding winged helix-turn-helix domain-containing protein, whose product MAAKDLAALAALFADETRAAFLLALLDGRAWTAGELARHARVAPSTTSEHLGKLVAGGVLAEERQGRHRYVRLADDRVADLVEDLAARSAPAVPEAPRGLREASAGQAMARGRTCYDHLAGRLGIALTEAMTVRGLLRQDTGFALTEDGLAWFEELGMPLAPKGRRPVARGCLDWTERRPHLAGLAGAALCRHALDAGWCVRIGSERAVKVTADGERALHAVLGIEPATLR is encoded by the coding sequence ATGGCCGCCAAAGACCTCGCCGCACTCGCCGCACTCTTCGCCGACGAGACCCGCGCCGCCTTCCTGCTCGCCCTGCTCGACGGGCGGGCCTGGACAGCCGGAGAACTGGCCCGGCACGCGCGCGTCGCGCCGTCCACCACCAGCGAGCACCTGGGCAAGCTGGTGGCGGGCGGGGTCCTCGCCGAGGAACGGCAGGGCAGGCACCGCTACGTACGGCTCGCCGACGACCGGGTCGCGGACCTCGTCGAGGACCTCGCCGCCCGCTCGGCACCGGCCGTGCCCGAGGCGCCGCGCGGCCTGCGGGAGGCGAGCGCGGGGCAGGCGATGGCGCGCGGGCGGACCTGCTACGACCATCTCGCCGGCCGGCTCGGGATCGCCCTCACGGAGGCGATGACCGTGCGGGGGCTGCTGCGCCAGGACACGGGGTTCGCGCTCACCGAGGACGGGCTCGCCTGGTTCGAGGAACTCGGCATGCCCCTCGCGCCGAAGGGGCGGCGCCCCGTCGCGCGCGGCTGCCTGGACTGGACCGAGCGCCGTCCGCACCTCGCCGGACTCGCGGGCGCGGCCCTGTGCCGGCACGCGCTGGACGCCGGATGGTGCGTACGGATCGGCTCGGAACGCGCGGTGAAGGTGACCGCCGACGGCGAACGGGCGCTGCACGCGGTGCTGGGCATCGAGCCGGCGACGCTGCGCTGA